TCGGCGAATAGCGCGCGTAGCGCGACCAGTTCGGCGGCGCGGGCCCCGCCCGCGCGCTCGGCGCCGGCATCGCCCATGTCGAGTATCATCGCGACCCCGCGCTTCATCAGCATCGGTCGGCCATCGAGCGCGACCGCCGCCGCCTGCCCCGCGAAGAGCAGTTCGCGCCCGCCCTTGTCCTTATAGGCCGGCGTCGCGATCGCGCGGGTGATGCCGCCCAATCGCGCGACCGGGATCAGCAAGGAATCGGGGTTGAGTCCATAGCCGGCATCGAAGGCCGCACTCACCTCATTGGCGTCGGTGGCGCGATCGTCGGTCGTTTCGACCGCGCGCACTTCGATCAGCCCGAGCGCCGTCCCCGCCGCAACCAGGCCGGGGGTCACGATCTTGCCGGTGGCATCGACGATTTTCGCGCCGGCCGGCACCATGACATCGGCGCCAACCGCGACGATCCGGCCGCGTGTTATCACGACTGTGCCGCGCTCGATCTCGCCGGCCGGTCCCATGGTAATCAGGCGGCCTCCGGTGATCGCGACGGTCTGCGCGGCGGCCGGCGTCGCAGCGCCGAGCGCCAGCGCGGCGGCAAACAGGCGGATCATCGCGCGAACCCCTGCCCCGGCTGGCCGAGGACGAAATCGGACGGGCGTTGATAGCGTGGATCGGAGCGATCCCATTGGACCACCCCGTCGACCCATACCCGCTCGGCAAGCGCGTAGACGCTGAACGGGTTCGCGCTCCACAATACGACGTCGGCCATCTTGCCCGGCTCCAATGTGCCCACCCTGTCGGCGATCCCCATCGCCTTCGCCGGATTGGCCGTGATCCATTTGATCGCCTCGCCGCGGCTGACGGACAGGCCGGTGTGATTGGCGGCGGTCATCGCGATGCCCGCCTCTTGGTTGAGCCGCTGGATCAGAAGGCCATCGTCCGAATGAATGATCGCACAGCCCCCCGCGGCGTCGACCATCGGTGCATTCTCCTCGATCCCGTCGAGCGATTCCATCTTGGCGCCCCAACTGTTCGCCCAGGTCGCGACGCAAATATCTTCCTGTGCGAGCAGGGGCGCGATCTTGAACGCCTCGTTGGCGTGGTGGAAGGTACGGATCTTGAAACCGAACTCACGCGCGACGTCGACCATCACCGCCATCTCGTCGGCGCGGTAGCAATGATTCTGAACGAGGATCTCGCCGCGCAGCACCCCCGCGAGCGTTTCGAGCTGCAGGTCGCGCTTCGGCGGGTCGCCCGCCTTCCCGCCCGCTTCCCATTTGTCCCAGCGGCGGACATAGTCGGCGGCATCGATCCATGCCCTACGATAGCCCGCGACATTGCCCATCCGCGTCGCCGGCGAACGCCCCTTGCCGCCATAGACGCGCTTCGGATTCTCGCCGCACGCGATCTTGAGGCCATAGGGAGCGCCCGGAAATTTCATTCCCTGCGTCGTCACCGACGGCACATTCTTGAGCGTGACCGACCGGCCGCCGAACAGGTTGGCCGAACCGGGCAGGATCATCAGGCTGGTTACCCCGCCGGCGCGCGCAAGGCGGAACTTCGGGTCTTGCGGCCACACCGAATGTTCGGCCCAAACCTCGGAGGTGTTCGGCGACACCGCTTCATTGCCATCCTCGTGCGAGGGCGTCGCGGGCGAAGGATAGACGCCAAGATGCGAATGCGCATCGATGATGCCGGGGGTTAGCCATTTGCCGCGGCCGTCGACCTCGCCGTAACCATTAGGCACCGGGAGAGACGGTCCGACCGCCTCGATCTTGCCGTCGGCGATCAGCACCGTTGCATCGGCAATTTCGGTGCCCGTTCCGGTCAACACGGTCGCGCCGACGATCGCCAGCGGCGCCGATGCGGCGGGATGATAGGTGCTTGGAAAGGGATCGTCGGGCGCGCCGTGGGCTGCGAGCGAAATGCCGACGGTCGCCATCGATATCAGCACGATGCACGCGCCGCCCAGATATTTCATCGTCGATGCCATTCGTCGCGCCTCCCCCCATCTGAAACGAGCGACGAGCGTCACAAATCCGCCACTCGTTTTTTGACCGTCCGGCGATGGCGGATTTGCCGCTCTGGATCATCGTTCTCGGCAGGGTGAGTTGTTCCGCGGCGGGCGGGGCTATGGAGGGGCTGAAATTTGTGGAATGACAATTGCCTGGCGCGCCGGGCCGCACATCTTTCGACGCAGCTTCCCGCTCCCCATTTTCCGTCCGAATTCGGCGACGAGATCATCCTGTTCGATTCGGGTTTCGCGGCGCCGCAGCTTCTCCCCGACCTCAGCCGGTTCGCCAGCAATGCGCTGACCGGCCACCGCGAAGAGGTGCTGCAATATGCGTCGGGACGCGGTCAGCCCTATTTGCGCGAATGGCTCGCAAACTGGATGAACGATGACGGCTGCGCGCTGACCGCCGATCATATCCTGATCACCAACGGCGCGAAGCAAGGCATAGACCTCGTCTGCCGCCTGCTGCTCGACGAAGGCGACGCTATCGTCGTCACAGCACCGACCTATTTCACCGCCATCCCGATCTTCCGCAATTACGGCGCCGAGTTCATCGAGATCGGGCAGGACGAGGCGGGGCTCGACGCCGACGCGCTAGAGGCGGTGCTCGATGCCCGCGCTGCTGCAGGCAAGGCGCCGCCCAAATTCATCTACAACATCCCCGAATTCCACAATCCGACCGGCGCGACGATGCCGGCCGCGCGCCGCGAAGCGCTTGTTGCGCTGGCCGAGATGCGCGGCATTCCGATCGTCGAGGACAGCCCCTATCGCCGCGTACGCTTCGATGGGCCCGATGCGCCTTTACTGAAGGCGCTCGACCGCTCCGGGGCGGTCTTTCACCTCGGCACATTCTCCAAGCTCGTCGCTCCGGGGCTCCGGATCGGCTGGGTCGCCGCCGATCCCGCGCTCGTCGCCCGGATGGTCCAGCTCAAATCCGAAGGCGGCTCGTCGCCGCTCATCCAGCGGATCATTTACGAATTCGCGCGTTCGGACGAGTTCCCGGACCATATCGCACGCGTGCAGCGCGCCTACCGCGAACGCCGGGACCATATCGTTGCGGCCGTGATGCGAGAGCTTCGGGGTGCGGTCGTCGCGGTGCCCGAGGGCGGCTATTATGTCTGGCTGACGCTACCCGAGCATGTCGACGGCGACCTTCTCGCCGCGCGCGCCCACGAGGCCGGGGTCCATCTGATCGCGGGCAGCCGCTTCTTCGCCGCGCAAAGCGCCGCTGCGCCGCGAAATCATATCCGCCTGTCCTACAGCTTTACCACCCCCGAACAGATCGACGAAGGGATCAGGCGGTTGGGCGCCGTCTACAGAGCGCGGACCGGGCAATGACCGCGCCGCCCCCTCTCGTCGAATTTCGCGGCGTCGAGAAACGCTATGCCGCGGGTGGCCCGGCTGCCGTCGCCGATCTCGACCTTGCGATTGAGCGCGGCGAGTTTCTGACGCTGCTCGGCCCATCGGGGTCGGGGAAGACGACGACGCTGATGATGCTCGCAGGGTTCGAAACCCCCAGCGCAGGTGAGATACTGCTCGGCGGTGCGTCGCTCACGGACCGTCCGCCATATCGGCGCAACATGGGCGTCGTTTTCCAGAATTATGCGCTGTTCCCCCATATGAGCGTCGCCGAAAATGTCGCCTTCCCGCTTCGCGTGCGCGGGATAAGGGGCGCCGAGACCACAACGAAAGTGGCGAATGCGCTCGCGTTGGTAAAGCTTGACGGGCTCGGCGCGCGGCGCCCCGATGCGCTCTCCGGCGGGCAGCGCCAGCGCGTCGCGCTCGCGCGCGCGCTAGTGTTCGAACCCGACCTCGTGCTGATGGACGAACCGCTTGGCGCGCTCGACCGCCAGTTGCGCGAGCATCTGCAGATCGAGATCAAGCGGATCCAACGCGCGCTAGGGCTCACCATCGTCTATGTCACGCACGATCAGGGCGAAGCGTTGACGATGTCCGACCGGATCGCAGTGTTCGCGGCGGGGCGCATCCAGCAGGTCGGGCGGCCCGACGCGATCTACGAAACGCCAGCCAATGCCTTCGTCGCCGGCTTCGTCGGCGAGAACAATATGCTGGCGGGCACGGTGGTGACACGGCACGACGATCGATGCGCCGTCCGGCTGCCCGGCGGGCAGATCGTCCGCGCGCTGGCGACGGGCGCTATGACGGCCGGGGACGCCGTGGTCGCGACCATCCGTCCCGAGCATGTCGAGACGGGTTCCGCCCCTCTTGCCTGCTGCAACGCCATCGAAGCGCGGGTCGAGGA
This DNA window, taken from Sphingopyxis sp. PAMC25046, encodes the following:
- a CDS encoding amidohydrolase, encoding MASTMKYLGGACIVLISMATVGISLAAHGAPDDPFPSTYHPAASAPLAIVGATVLTGTGTEIADATVLIADGKIEAVGPSLPVPNGYGEVDGRGKWLTPGIIDAHSHLGVYPSPATPSHEDGNEAVSPNTSEVWAEHSVWPQDPKFRLARAGGVTSLMILPGSANLFGGRSVTLKNVPSVTTQGMKFPGAPYGLKIACGENPKRVYGGKGRSPATRMGNVAGYRRAWIDAADYVRRWDKWEAGGKAGDPPKRDLQLETLAGVLRGEILVQNHCYRADEMAVMVDVAREFGFKIRTFHHANEAFKIAPLLAQEDICVATWANSWGAKMESLDGIEENAPMVDAAGGCAIIHSDDGLLIQRLNQEAGIAMTAANHTGLSVSRGEAIKWITANPAKAMGIADRVGTLEPGKMADVVLWSANPFSVYALAERVWVDGVVQWDRSDPRYQRPSDFVLGQPGQGFAR
- a CDS encoding PLP-dependent aminotransferase family protein: MWNDNCLARRAAHLSTQLPAPHFPSEFGDEIILFDSGFAAPQLLPDLSRFASNALTGHREEVLQYASGRGQPYLREWLANWMNDDGCALTADHILITNGAKQGIDLVCRLLLDEGDAIVVTAPTYFTAIPIFRNYGAEFIEIGQDEAGLDADALEAVLDARAAAGKAPPKFIYNIPEFHNPTGATMPAARREALVALAEMRGIPIVEDSPYRRVRFDGPDAPLLKALDRSGAVFHLGTFSKLVAPGLRIGWVAADPALVARMVQLKSEGGSSPLIQRIIYEFARSDEFPDHIARVQRAYRERRDHIVAAVMRELRGAVVAVPEGGYYVWLTLPEHVDGDLLAARAHEAGVHLIAGSRFFAAQSAAAPRNHIRLSYSFTTPEQIDEGIRRLGAVYRARTGQ
- a CDS encoding ABC transporter ATP-binding protein, with the translated sequence MTAPPPLVEFRGVEKRYAAGGPAAVADLDLAIERGEFLTLLGPSGSGKTTTLMMLAGFETPSAGEILLGGASLTDRPPYRRNMGVVFQNYALFPHMSVAENVAFPLRVRGIRGAETTTKVANALALVKLDGLGARRPDALSGGQRQRVALARALVFEPDLVLMDEPLGALDRQLREHLQIEIKRIQRALGLTIVYVTHDQGEALTMSDRIAVFAAGRIQQVGRPDAIYETPANAFVAGFVGENNMLAGTVVTRHDDRCAVRLPGGQIVRALATGAMTAGDAVVATIRPEHVETGSAPLACCNAIEARVEELAYHGDHSRIRAALDGGGSLLIRTPATPGIAPGQRIPVGWCTDRCFAFPAEDRAALQQREVA